A section of the Telopea speciosissima isolate NSW1024214 ecotype Mountain lineage chromosome 3, Tspe_v1, whole genome shotgun sequence genome encodes:
- the LOC122654858 gene encoding DEAD-box ATP-dependent RNA helicase 21-like: MDQHGNPVLNLPTDPMVAMLELFQKLVAEQRAAIEAQKATADAIMTRLQQLEEQRVTPDRESNLPIDEDRYQLNSVVQRLPDRDGDPRDDYRGHRDGSRDHRDRLRDDRNHYRDCRDKTRGIREPSREYKDRHRGYKDRDREEQDRNRGRQPTFEEYMRSYFTGDQGPNRCHTDNQKVKLELIEFDGDHDPQEKGLIAKDCPHKKKTINVAAKEEAHDDDDEEEGLEAYPADDDVAKDYEGLDNDTRGIHVMIQEAATQPEVQPSLPIKEPAAYLQVRATC, from the exons ATGGATCAGCATGGCAATCCAGTATTGAATCTACCAACCGATCCTATGGTTGCAATGTTAGAACTGTTTCAGAAGCTTGTTGCTGAACAAAGGGCTGCAATTGAAGCCCAGAAGGCTACTGCTGATGCAATCATGACTAGATTGCAACAATTGGAAGAACAAAGAGTCACCCCTGACAGAGAAAGCAACTTACCCATAGATGAAGACAGGTACCAGCTCAATTCGGTGGTACAGAGGCTACCTGACAGAGATGGGGATCCCAGAGATGATTATAGGGGTCACAGAGATGGATCTAGAGATCATAGGGATAGACTTAGAGATGATAGAAACCATTACAGAGATTGTCGGGACAAAACCAGAGGTATCCGTGAGCCTTCCCGAGAATACAAAGATCGACACAGAGGCTACaaagacagagatagagaagagcAGGACAGAAATAGAGGTCGCCAACCTACTTTTGAGGAGTAcatgagatcctacttcactggagaccaaGGTCCTAATCGGTGCCACACTGATAATCAGAAGGTGAAGCTTGAACTGATAGAATTCGATGGTGATCATGACCctcag GAAAAGGGACTTATTGCTAAGGACTGCCCACACAAGAAGAAGACCATCAACGTGGCTGCCAAGGAAGAAgcccatgatgatgatgatgaagaagagggcCTAGAAGCCTATCCTGCCGATGATGATGTGGCTAAGGACTATGAAGGCTTGGATAATGATACAAGAGGCATTCATGTGATGATTCAAGAGGCTGCTACCCAGCCGGAAGTCCAGCCTTCTCTGCCCATCAAGGAGCCTGCTGCCTACCTACAGGTTCGAGCCACCTGCTGA